A single genomic interval of Chloroherpetonaceae bacterium harbors:
- the ruvB gene encoding Holliday junction branch migration DNA helicase RuvB codes for MRNQNLDAHKVAADAQLEERLRPIRFEDFTGQQKIVENLRVFITAARARREALDHVLLSGPPGLGKTTLAYVIANEMGASIKTTSGPVLDKPGDLAGLLTNLNPGDILFIDEIHRLNPVVEEYLYSAMEDFKLDIMIDSGPSARSVQIAIPQFTLVGATTRAGLLTAPLRARFGISARLDYYTADLLEKIVHRSAKILGVQIEQAAAFEIARRSRGTPRIANRLLRRARDFAQVSGSDTITLDIARQTLDALDIDEYGLDEMDKRILLAIIEKYAGGPVGLSTLAIAVGEEQDTVEEVYEPYLIQEGYLMRTPRGRIATDLAYQRFKLEKPKPSAGLFDSL; via the coding sequence ATGCGCAATCAAAACTTAGACGCACACAAAGTTGCAGCTGATGCACAACTGGAAGAGCGGCTCAGACCTATTCGATTTGAAGATTTCACTGGTCAGCAGAAAATCGTCGAGAATCTGCGCGTGTTTATTACGGCTGCGCGTGCTCGCAGAGAAGCCTTAGACCACGTTTTGCTCTCTGGACCGCCCGGTTTAGGCAAAACCACACTGGCCTATGTCATTGCAAATGAAATGGGCGCAAGCATTAAGACAACATCAGGTCCTGTGCTTGATAAGCCCGGAGACCTTGCTGGCTTGCTCACTAACCTTAACCCAGGCGATATTCTGTTCATTGATGAAATTCATCGCTTGAACCCGGTCGTGGAAGAGTATCTCTACTCAGCAATGGAAGACTTCAAGTTGGACATTATGATTGACTCGGGTCCCTCAGCGCGCAGCGTGCAAATTGCGATTCCCCAATTCACGCTAGTCGGTGCTACCACGCGTGCTGGTTTGCTGACCGCTCCTCTTCGTGCGCGGTTTGGCATTAGTGCGCGGTTGGACTACTACACTGCCGATTTACTTGAGAAAATCGTTCATCGCTCCGCAAAGATTCTCGGCGTGCAAATTGAACAAGCCGCCGCCTTCGAAATTGCACGCCGCTCACGTGGCACGCCACGCATCGCCAATCGACTTTTGCGCCGTGCACGCGACTTTGCGCAGGTCAGCGGCTCAGATACCATCACACTTGACATTGCCCGCCAAACTCTTGATGCTCTTGACATTGACGAATACGGCTTAGATGAAATGGATAAGCGCATTCTGCTAGCTATCATTGAAAAGTATGCTGGTGGTCCTGTGGGTCTTTCCACGTTAGCCATCGCCGTTGGCGAAGAACAGGATACGGTGGAGGAAGTCTATGAGCCTTACCTTATTCAGGAAGGCTACTTGATGCGCACGCCACGCGGCCGCATTGCCACCGACTTAGCTTACCAGCGCTTTAAGCTCGAGAAACCTAAACCTTCTGCAGGGCTGTTTGACTCATTGTAA